The Methylomonas montana genome has a window encoding:
- the rpmI gene encoding 50S ribosomal protein L35 has product MPKMKSHSGAGKRFKKTGTGGFKCKQSHKRHILTKKTTKRKRQLRKTAILHPSDTPLVARMLPYS; this is encoded by the coding sequence ATGCCAAAAATGAAAAGCCATAGTGGTGCCGGCAAGCGCTTCAAGAAAACCGGAACTGGCGGTTTTAAATGCAAACAATCGCATAAGCGTCATATTCTGACCAAAAAAACCACCAAACGTAAAAGACAACTGCGTAAAACAGCCATTCTTCATCCGTCGGATACGCCATTGGTTGCGCGTATGCTGCCGTACAGTTGA
- the rplT gene encoding 50S ribosomal protein L20 codes for MARVKRGVTARARHKKILKLAKGYYGARSRVYRVAKQAVIKAGQYAYRDRKQKKRQFRALWIVRINAAARLYGISYSRLINGLNKANVAIDRKVLADLAVRDIDAFGAIAKVAIANQSKP; via the coding sequence ATGGCTAGAGTTAAACGCGGCGTCACCGCTAGAGCAAGACATAAAAAGATTTTAAAACTGGCAAAAGGTTACTACGGTGCCCGTAGCCGGGTTTACCGCGTCGCCAAGCAAGCGGTCATCAAGGCCGGTCAATATGCTTACCGCGACCGTAAACAGAAAAAACGCCAATTTCGCGCCTTGTGGATTGTGCGTATCAATGCTGCCGCACGTTTGTACGGTATTTCCTATAGCCGTTTGATCAACGGTCTGAATAAAGCCAATGTTGCGATCGATCGCAAAGTATTGGCCGACTTGGCTGTACGCGATATCGACGCTTTTGGTGCGATCGCGAAAGTGGCTATAGCGAACCAAAGCAAACCGTAA
- the pheS gene encoding phenylalanine--tRNA ligase subunit alpha: protein MSASIEDIVTQALQELASATDLSQLDQVRVNYLGKKGLFTQQMKELGSLDPEQRRSAGQVINDAKNTFQEALDEHKLTLEHAELAARLASECIDVTLPGRGQAVSGLHPVTITLRRIAKIFASVGFNVVEGPEIEDDYHNFGALNIPEHHPARAMHDTFYFDAHTVLRTHTSPVQIRVMESEKPPLKVIAPGRVYRCDSDLTHTPMFHQVEGFLVDTDVSFADLKGVVFEFLRAFFEKDIQVRFRPSYFPFTEPSAEVDIECVICDGKGCRVCSQTGWLEVMGCGMIHPEVFKSVGIDNQVYSGFAFGMGVERLAMLRYGINDLRMFFENDLKFLQQFK from the coding sequence GTGTCGGCTAGTATCGAAGATATTGTTACGCAGGCATTACAAGAGCTTGCAAGTGCAACAGACCTTAGCCAACTGGATCAGGTCAGAGTCAATTATCTTGGCAAAAAAGGTTTATTTACTCAGCAGATGAAAGAGCTGGGTAGCCTCGATCCGGAGCAGCGGCGAAGCGCTGGTCAGGTTATCAACGATGCTAAAAATACCTTTCAAGAAGCCTTGGATGAGCACAAACTAACGTTGGAACATGCCGAATTGGCAGCCCGTTTGGCTAGCGAATGCATAGACGTCACCTTGCCTGGTCGCGGCCAAGCCGTATCCGGTTTGCATCCCGTCACGATTACCCTGCGGCGGATTGCCAAAATTTTCGCCAGCGTCGGCTTCAACGTAGTTGAAGGCCCGGAGATCGAAGACGATTATCATAATTTCGGTGCATTGAATATTCCCGAGCATCATCCTGCGCGGGCGATGCACGATACCTTTTATTTCGATGCCCACACGGTATTGAGAACCCATACCTCTCCGGTGCAGATCCGGGTGATGGAATCCGAAAAACCGCCCTTGAAGGTCATCGCACCGGGCCGGGTGTATCGCTGCGATTCCGATTTAACCCACACGCCGATGTTCCATCAGGTGGAAGGCTTTCTGGTTGACACCGATGTCAGTTTCGCCGATTTGAAAGGCGTGGTGTTTGAATTTCTGCGGGCTTTTTTCGAGAAAGACATTCAAGTTCGCTTCCGTCCATCCTATTTTCCGTTTACCGAGCCTTCTGCCGAGGTCGATATCGAGTGTGTGATTTGCGATGGCAAAGGTTGTCGGGTTTGTAGCCAAACCGGCTGGCTGGAAGTCATGGGTTGCGGCATGATTCATCCGGAAGTGTTTAAATCTGTCGGCATCGATAACCAAGTTTATTCCGGCTTTGCCTTTGGCATGGGCGTCGAACGCTTGGCGATGTTGCGCTACGGCATTAACGATTTACGGATGTTTTTCGAAAACGATCTCAAATTTTTACAACAGTTTAAGTAA
- a CDS encoding ABC transporter permease, with amino-acid sequence MTVWIEKQRYIIDFTISSLLRRKVKNIGLLALYTLIVFILASTMFFTYSIKKEAKLILQGSPEIVVQKIVAGRHDLFPVSYIDEIKAIRGVADVESRLWGYYYDSLVQANYTLLTPSKPIDESTSKARTTVVVDPHDPRAADVNKPLYDYDGAAPEAGTLIIGNGVARMREIGPGDYMPFMAFDGQIMNLKVAGTLASESELVSSDLILVNGQDFRKLFGIDDKWITDVIVTVKNPSEIATVAGKIKKKLHDSRPIIRDEILRTYDSIFNWRGGMMIVVFSAAVLAFVIFAWDKASGLSAGERREIGILKAVGWETGDVIQMKFWEGAMVSLTAYFSGVILAYIHVFFTGSAVFEPALKGWSALYPNFALTPFVNAEQLTTLFFLTVVPYTVATIVPIWRAATIDPDSAMRHTGE; translated from the coding sequence ATGACCGTCTGGATCGAAAAACAACGTTACATCATCGATTTTACGATTTCTTCACTATTACGGCGTAAAGTCAAAAACATCGGTTTGCTGGCCTTATATACGCTGATCGTGTTCATTCTGGCTTCGACGATGTTTTTTACCTATTCGATCAAGAAGGAAGCCAAACTGATTCTGCAAGGCTCGCCAGAAATCGTCGTGCAAAAAATCGTCGCTGGCCGCCACGACCTGTTTCCGGTCAGTTACATCGACGAGATCAAGGCTATTCGCGGTGTAGCCGATGTCGAAAGCCGCTTATGGGGCTATTACTACGACAGTCTGGTGCAAGCCAATTACACACTACTGACACCATCAAAGCCCATCGACGAATCAACTTCAAAAGCTCGCACTACTGTCGTGGTCGATCCTCACGATCCACGCGCAGCCGATGTCAACAAGCCGCTGTATGACTACGACGGCGCGGCCCCGGAAGCCGGCACACTCATCATCGGCAACGGTGTGGCGCGGATGCGCGAGATTGGCCCCGGCGATTACATGCCGTTCATGGCGTTCGACGGTCAAATCATGAACCTGAAAGTAGCCGGCACGCTGGCGTCGGAATCCGAACTGGTATCGTCGGATTTGATTCTGGTCAACGGCCAGGACTTCAGAAAACTGTTCGGCATCGACGATAAATGGATCACCGACGTCATCGTTACTGTTAAAAATCCCAGCGAGATAGCGACCGTGGCTGGCAAGATCAAGAAAAAACTGCACGACTCCCGCCCCATCATCCGCGACGAAATCCTCAGAACCTATGATTCCATCTTCAACTGGCGCGGCGGCATGATGATCGTGGTGTTTTCGGCGGCGGTGCTGGCCTTCGTGATTTTCGCCTGGGACAAGGCCTCAGGGCTAAGCGCTGGCGAACGGCGCGAGATTGGCATCCTGAAGGCCGTGGGCTGGGAAACCGGCGACGTGATTCAGATGAAGTTCTGGGAAGGGGCGATGGTGTCGCTGACTGCGTATTTCAGCGGGGTGATTCTGGCCTACATCCATGTATTTTTTACCGGCTCCGCGGTGTTCGAACCGGCCTTGAAAGGCTGGTCGGCGTTGTATCCCAACTTTGCGCTGACGCCATTCGTCAATGCCGAACAGTTGACCACCTTATTTTTTCTGACCGTGGTGCCTTATACCGTGGCGACCATCGTCCCCATCTGGCGCGCGGCAACCATAGACCCCGACAGCGCGATGCGCCACACCGGAGAATAG
- the thrS gene encoding threonine--tRNA ligase, which translates to MPVITLPDGSQRQFDQAVSVMDVALSIGTGLAKATLAGKVNGKLVDASTLIDSDASLQIITAKDAEGVDVIRHSTAHLLAQAVKQLFPSAQVTIGPVIENGFYYDFAFERSFTPEDLVAIEKKMLELAAQDIAVKRSLMSRDEAVKFFESLGEKYKAEIIASIPANEDLSLYQQGEFTDLCRGPHVPSTGKLKAFKLMKIAGAYWRGDSKNEMLQRIYGTAWGDGKELAAYLHRLEEAEKRDHRKIGKALDLFHTQEEAPGMVFWHDKGWTIYQQIEQYVREKLRVNGYGEVKTPQIVDRSLWERSGHWDKFSAMMFTTNSENRDYAVKPMNCPCHIQIYNQGIKSYRDLPVRLAEFGSCHRNEPSGTLHGLMRVRNFVQDDAHIFCTEDQIQSEVSTFIDLLFEVYKDFGFEEVIIKLSTRPENRVGDDAVWDKAESALELALNNKGLDWQLQPGEGAFYGPKIEFSLKDCIGRVWQCGTIQVDFSMPERLDASYIGEDSARHVPVMLHRAILGSLERFIGILIEQYAGTFPLWLAPVQLVVMNITDRHADYAEQVRRELEKQGLRVKIDLRNEKIGFKIREHSMQRVPYLLIIGDKELETQTVSVRTQQGEDLGSLSIGELGERLRNQIADRK; encoded by the coding sequence ATGCCTGTAATTACTTTGCCTGACGGCTCTCAGCGTCAATTCGACCAAGCGGTGTCTGTAATGGATGTGGCCCTGTCTATCGGTACGGGTTTGGCTAAGGCGACGTTAGCGGGCAAGGTGAACGGCAAGCTGGTGGACGCCAGCACGTTGATCGATTCCGATGCGAGTCTGCAAATCATCACTGCCAAGGATGCGGAAGGCGTCGATGTGATTCGTCATTCCACCGCGCATCTGTTGGCGCAGGCCGTCAAGCAATTGTTTCCCTCTGCGCAGGTTACCATTGGGCCGGTCATAGAAAACGGTTTCTATTACGATTTTGCCTTTGAGCGTTCCTTTACGCCTGAAGATCTGGTGGCTATCGAAAAGAAGATGCTGGAGCTGGCAGCTCAGGATATTGCCGTCAAGCGTTCTTTGATGTCGCGCGATGAGGCTGTGAAGTTCTTCGAAAGTTTGGGCGAGAAATATAAAGCCGAAATTATCGCTTCGATTCCAGCTAACGAAGATTTGTCTTTGTACCAACAAGGCGAGTTCACTGATTTATGCCGGGGCCCGCATGTGCCCAGCACCGGCAAGTTAAAAGCCTTTAAATTGATGAAAATTGCCGGCGCCTATTGGCGAGGCGATTCCAAGAACGAGATGCTGCAACGCATTTACGGTACTGCCTGGGGTGACGGTAAGGAATTAGCTGCTTATCTGCATCGCCTGGAAGAGGCCGAGAAACGCGACCACCGCAAGATCGGCAAGGCGCTGGATTTGTTTCATACCCAGGAAGAAGCGCCGGGCATGGTGTTCTGGCACGACAAAGGCTGGACTATTTATCAGCAGATCGAGCAATACGTGCGCGAGAAATTGCGCGTCAACGGTTACGGCGAAGTCAAAACCCCGCAAATTGTCGATCGTAGCTTATGGGAAAGGTCAGGGCATTGGGATAAATTCAGTGCGATGATGTTCACCACGAATTCGGAAAACCGCGATTATGCGGTCAAGCCGATGAATTGTCCTTGTCATATCCAGATTTATAATCAAGGCATCAAGAGTTACCGCGATTTGCCGGTGCGCCTGGCCGAGTTCGGCTCCTGCCACCGCAACGAGCCATCCGGTACTTTGCATGGTCTGATGCGGGTTAGAAACTTTGTGCAGGACGATGCGCATATTTTCTGCACCGAAGATCAGATTCAATCCGAAGTCTCTACCTTCATCGATTTGTTGTTCGAGGTGTACAAGGATTTTGGCTTCGAGGAAGTGATTATCAAGCTGTCGACCCGCCCGGAAAATCGGGTCGGCGACGATGCGGTCTGGGATAAGGCGGAAAGTGCCTTGGAATTGGCATTGAACAATAAAGGCCTGGATTGGCAATTGCAGCCGGGCGAGGGCGCCTTCTACGGCCCTAAAATAGAGTTCTCCTTAAAAGATTGTATAGGTCGGGTCTGGCAATGCGGTACTATACAGGTTGATTTCTCGATGCCGGAAAGATTGGATGCCTCTTATATAGGCGAAGATAGCGCCAGGCATGTGCCGGTGATGTTGCATCGGGCGATCCTGGGTTCCTTGGAGCGTTTCATTGGGATTTTGATCGAGCAGTATGCCGGAACCTTCCCGCTATGGCTGGCGCCGGTGCAGTTGGTGGTAATGAATATCACCGACCGCCACGCCGATTATGCCGAGCAGGTACGGCGAGAACTTGAAAAACAAGGTCTTAGGGTCAAAATTGACTTGAGAAACGAGAAGATAGGCTTTAAAATCCGCGAGCATTCCATGCAGCGTGTGCCGTATCTTTTGATTATCGGCGACAAGGAATTAGAAACTCAGACTGTCAGTGTACGCACGCAGCAGGGCGAGGATCTAGGAAGTCTGTCAATTGGCGAACTTGGCGAACGCTTGAGAAACCAGATTGCGGATCGAAAATAA
- a CDS encoding sulfite exporter TauE/SafE family protein gives MAAHPKEANNGIVKKTAMITLALLGIIFILWLDSWFMDHAGMPNLTGDVNYGLLILIGFLTSFHCVGMCGPLILGYTAKSASSGQKSYATHFLYGLGKTISYTSIGALFGAFGAIVAFTPYTQGAVGVAAGFFLMLFGLHMLEVIPALSHFQLKTPAFVMRFVGKEYRKHSNPFAIGLLNGLMIICGPLQAMYVLAAGTGSWSQGAAVLFFFGIGTLPLLLGFGFLTSLLSGNLTPKLLKASGVIVMALGLIMLNRGLAVTGSGLDFNTIVARASQELAPTAAESPSCDTEQTIHMDVLKTRFSPNKFTLRKGIPVKWAINVKELNECNKEIVVRDYGLDIKLQKGLQVIEFTPAEAGVVPWSCWMGMIPGTFIVIEDPQPAKDSTPGAPPLIQSEQPPADEDDQQRLIRQFKEEWQQILSFFRDPVDS, from the coding sequence ATGGCCGCCCATCCCAAAGAAGCCAACAATGGCATCGTAAAAAAAACCGCCATGATCACCTTGGCGTTGCTAGGCATTATTTTCATTCTCTGGCTGGACAGTTGGTTCATGGATCACGCCGGCATGCCGAATTTGACCGGCGATGTAAATTACGGTTTGTTGATCCTGATCGGCTTTTTGACCAGTTTTCATTGCGTGGGTATGTGCGGACCCTTGATTTTGGGTTATACCGCCAAAAGCGCCAGTTCTGGGCAAAAATCCTACGCCACGCATTTTTTGTATGGCCTTGGCAAGACCATTTCCTATACTTCTATTGGGGCCTTGTTTGGTGCATTCGGCGCCATCGTTGCCTTCACACCCTACACTCAAGGCGCTGTCGGTGTTGCCGCTGGTTTTTTTCTGATGTTGTTCGGATTGCATATGCTGGAGGTTATTCCGGCCTTGAGTCATTTCCAGCTCAAGACCCCGGCATTCGTGATGCGCTTCGTCGGCAAGGAATATCGCAAACACAGCAATCCGTTCGCCATCGGGCTGTTGAACGGCTTGATGATCATTTGCGGGCCGCTGCAAGCCATGTACGTGCTGGCGGCCGGTACCGGCAGTTGGTCCCAGGGCGCCGCCGTCCTGTTCTTTTTTGGCATAGGCACCTTGCCGTTATTGCTGGGTTTCGGATTTCTGACCAGTCTGTTGTCCGGCAATCTGACGCCAAAACTATTGAAGGCCTCCGGGGTGATCGTGATGGCGCTGGGGTTGATCATGCTCAATCGCGGCTTGGCGGTAACTGGCAGCGGACTCGATTTCAACACTATAGTCGCCCGAGCCTCTCAGGAATTGGCCCCCACCGCCGCCGAATCACCTAGTTGCGACACTGAACAAACCATACACATGGATGTTTTAAAAACCCGCTTCTCGCCGAACAAGTTCACGTTGCGAAAAGGTATCCCGGTAAAATGGGCCATCAACGTCAAGGAATTGAACGAATGCAACAAGGAAATCGTCGTCCGTGATTACGGCTTGGACATCAAGCTGCAGAAAGGTTTACAGGTCATTGAATTCACGCCCGCCGAGGCTGGCGTAGTGCCCTGGAGTTGCTGGATGGGGATGATACCGGGAACGTTTATCGTGATCGAAGATCCACAGCCGGCCAAAGACAGCACTCCTGGCGCCCCGCCCTTGATTCAGTCCGAACAGCCGCCAGCTGATGAGGACGATCAACAGCGCCTGATACGACAATTCAAGGAAGAGTGGCAACAAATTTTGAGTTTTTTTCGAGATCCAGTGGATTCATAA
- a CDS encoding heavy metal translocating P-type ATPase, with translation MTTNHENVKLAHGELVHKLKRRIRIISPVLEKDPERCYILEILLKKRPGIVDAHSVPAIGSLTIRFDPLKLSSTSLLTVLDALLGNVGQKNSHHPLAAEALEADPKQAEQEYNLAIEGMTCVSCALLIEMLLRRDPCITVANVNYASESALIKGRLSKEQVTALIEKAGYKAHSFDNLAQRQVLIAREKQRLKDARNRAILSVALSVPVMAIGMAAPSSRLWHWAQHLLAIPVVFWAGRPFFVKATKLAKQGATNMDSLIAMGVGSSYGYSLFSLLAGKRGLYFDSATGIITFVLIGRYLEEKAKGKAHEAIRKLVDLQPQHATLLRDGQETVVMLDQVTVDDILLVRPGEKIPTDGIVLEGLSAVDEAMVTGESLPVIKQTGDKLVGGCINANGVLKMRVTAVGNDTVLANIIHMVDQAQSAKLPIQKTVDRISSVFVPSVMAISALTFGGWLLTGASFGFALTNAIAVLLIACPCSLGLATPMAIMVGTGQSAKRGVYIRNGGSLEMASKLNSIIFDKTGTITEGRPEVTDFIIAARQNETKLLALVAAAEDGSEHFLAKTLVAYAESRSVKPGQVEAFENFPGHGIKARIDGSEVLIGNADWLQDLKINVKTLGKHASPLAAQGKTPVFVAIDGKAAGLFGIADKPREHAAEAIHRLRKLGVEPLMVTGDTEATARYIAEQVGITTVIAHAKPEQKLDIVHQLQAKGAKVGMIGDGINDAPALAAADVGFAIGTGTDVAIETADLTLVSGDIGKVAEVMELSGATLRIIKQNLFWALGYNTVAIPVAAMGKLNPMIASAAMAMSSISVVLNSLRLQRK, from the coding sequence ATGACAACGAACCATGAAAACGTCAAACTGGCTCACGGCGAACTGGTACATAAGCTCAAGCGCCGCATCCGCATAATCTCGCCGGTTTTGGAGAAAGACCCGGAACGCTGTTACATCCTGGAAATCCTGCTGAAAAAACGCCCCGGTATCGTCGACGCGCACAGCGTACCAGCCATAGGCTCGCTGACGATACGTTTCGATCCATTGAAATTGTCGTCAACCAGTCTGTTGACCGTGCTGGATGCATTGCTGGGTAACGTCGGCCAGAAAAACAGCCACCATCCTTTGGCTGCCGAAGCGCTGGAGGCCGATCCCAAGCAAGCGGAGCAGGAATACAATCTGGCCATCGAAGGCATGACCTGCGTATCCTGCGCACTGCTGATCGAAATGCTGCTGCGGCGCGATCCGTGCATCACCGTCGCCAACGTCAATTACGCCTCGGAGTCGGCTTTAATCAAAGGCCGTTTGAGTAAAGAGCAAGTCACCGCCCTGATCGAAAAAGCCGGTTACAAGGCTCACAGTTTCGATAATCTGGCACAACGCCAGGTGCTGATAGCACGCGAAAAACAACGTCTGAAAGACGCTCGAAACCGCGCGATACTGTCGGTGGCTTTAAGCGTACCGGTCATGGCGATCGGCATGGCGGCGCCCAGCTCGCGCCTCTGGCACTGGGCGCAACATTTGTTGGCGATTCCGGTGGTGTTCTGGGCCGGTAGGCCCTTCTTCGTCAAGGCCACCAAACTGGCCAAACAGGGCGCCACCAATATGGACAGTCTGATCGCGATGGGCGTCGGCTCGTCTTACGGCTACAGCCTGTTCTCGCTACTGGCCGGCAAGCGCGGGCTGTATTTCGATTCGGCCACCGGCATCATTACCTTCGTATTGATCGGCCGCTATCTGGAAGAAAAGGCCAAGGGCAAGGCCCACGAAGCCATCCGCAAATTGGTCGATCTGCAACCTCAGCATGCCACCTTGCTGCGCGATGGCCAGGAAACCGTCGTCATGCTCGATCAAGTAACCGTCGATGACATCCTGCTGGTGCGGCCCGGCGAAAAAATCCCGACCGACGGCATCGTGCTGGAAGGCCTGTCCGCTGTCGACGAAGCCATGGTCACCGGCGAAAGCCTGCCGGTCATCAAACAGACCGGCGACAAATTGGTCGGCGGCTGTATCAACGCCAACGGCGTATTGAAGATGCGCGTCACCGCGGTCGGCAACGACACAGTGCTGGCCAACATCATTCACATGGTCGATCAGGCCCAATCGGCTAAGCTGCCGATACAGAAAACCGTCGATCGCATTTCTTCGGTTTTCGTGCCGTCGGTGATGGCTATTTCGGCTTTGACGTTCGGTGGCTGGCTGCTGACCGGCGCCAGTTTCGGCTTTGCTCTTACCAACGCCATCGCGGTATTGCTGATCGCCTGTCCATGTTCGCTGGGACTGGCGACGCCGATGGCCATTATGGTTGGCACGGGCCAGTCGGCCAAACGCGGCGTCTACATCCGCAATGGTGGCAGCCTGGAGATGGCTTCCAAACTCAATAGCATCATTTTCGACAAGACCGGCACCATCACCGAAGGCAGGCCTGAGGTCACCGACTTCATCATCGCCGCCAGACAAAACGAAACTAAGCTATTGGCCTTGGTCGCCGCGGCCGAAGACGGTTCCGAGCATTTCCTGGCCAAGACCCTCGTCGCCTATGCCGAGTCGCGTAGCGTTAAGCCTGGGCAAGTCGAGGCCTTCGAAAATTTTCCGGGCCACGGCATCAAGGCCAGGATCGACGGTTCGGAGGTCTTGATAGGCAACGCAGATTGGCTGCAAGACTTGAAAATCAATGTCAAAACCCTGGGCAAACATGCCTCACCTTTGGCGGCACAAGGCAAGACGCCGGTATTCGTCGCGATCGACGGCAAGGCGGCGGGCTTGTTCGGCATTGCCGACAAACCGCGCGAGCACGCTGCCGAAGCGATTCATCGTCTGCGCAAATTGGGCGTCGAACCCTTGATGGTCACAGGCGATACCGAAGCCACCGCGCGCTACATCGCCGAACAAGTCGGCATCACCACCGTCATCGCCCACGCCAAGCCCGAACAAAAGCTGGACATCGTCCATCAATTGCAAGCCAAAGGCGCCAAGGTCGGCATGATAGGCGACGGCATCAACGACGCGCCGGCACTGGCCGCCGCCGACGTCGGTTTTGCGATCGGCACCGGCACCGACGTAGCGATCGAAACCGCCGACCTGACGCTGGTCAGCGGCGACATCGGCAAGGTCGCTGAAGTCATGGAACTCAGCGGCGCAACCTTGCGTATCATCAAGCAAAACCTGTTCTGGGCGCTGGGCTACAACACCGTGGCGATCCCGGTGGCGGCGATGGGCAAGCTGAATCCTATGATCGCCTCGGCGGCGATGGCGATGAGTTCGATTTCGGTGGTTCTCAACTCGCTACGTTTGCAACGTAAGTAA
- the infC gene encoding translation initiation factor IF-3 codes for MSSKKDATRLNTEITARRVRVVGAEGEQVGVVSINEALQLAYDANMDLVEISPNADPPVCKVMDFGKYQFELNKKLQAAKKKQKQIQIKEIKFRPGTEEGDYQVKLRSLIKFLSEGDKTKITVRFKGRELTHRELGMDLLKRIETDLEEMAIVEQFPKLEGRQMVMVMGPKKKK; via the coding sequence ATCAGCTCTAAAAAAGATGCAACGCGCTTAAATACCGAGATTACCGCCAGACGGGTTCGGGTAGTAGGCGCTGAAGGTGAACAAGTCGGGGTTGTTTCAATAAACGAAGCGTTACAGCTCGCCTACGATGCAAACATGGATCTGGTCGAAATATCGCCCAATGCTGATCCTCCGGTTTGCAAAGTCATGGACTTTGGCAAATATCAGTTTGAGTTAAACAAAAAACTGCAAGCCGCCAAGAAAAAGCAAAAACAAATCCAGATCAAGGAAATCAAGTTTAGGCCCGGTACCGAAGAAGGCGATTACCAGGTCAAACTGCGCAGCCTGATCAAATTTCTAAGCGAAGGCGATAAAACCAAGATCACCGTGCGTTTTAAAGGCCGTGAGCTGACTCATCGCGAGTTGGGTATGGACTTGTTGAAACGTATTGAGACCGATCTGGAAGAAATGGCTATCGTCGAGCAATTTCCCAAGCTGGAAGGCCGACAAATGGTCATGGTGATGGGCCCTAAGAAAAAGAAATAG
- a CDS encoding ABC transporter ATP-binding protein, whose amino-acid sequence MIELLNVRKVFNAGSPSEFSAINGVNLNIAENKVTVLKGPSGSGKTTLLSIVGCMSRPSAGRVKLQDREITSLPERFLTDIRRKTFGFIFQQPNLIKGISVLENVMLPAYPLGEKRASLKIKAMNGLNELNLSSKAASKVEWLSGGEAQRVAIVRALINDPEIIIADEPTAHLDTTLSYRFMEIVDQFKAQGKTVIITSHDPLVYDSIIVDDVVNLRDGRLEDSPK is encoded by the coding sequence ATGATCGAATTGCTGAATGTCAGAAAAGTCTTCAATGCCGGCAGCCCCAGCGAATTTTCGGCGATCAACGGCGTCAATCTGAATATCGCCGAAAACAAGGTCACGGTGCTGAAAGGCCCCAGCGGTTCCGGCAAGACCACCTTGCTGAGCATCGTCGGATGCATGAGTCGGCCCTCGGCCGGCCGGGTCAAATTGCAGGATAGGGAGATTACCAGCCTGCCGGAGCGTTTCTTGACCGACATCCGCCGCAAGACCTTCGGTTTCATCTTTCAGCAGCCCAATCTGATCAAGGGTATCTCGGTGCTGGAGAACGTCATGCTGCCGGCCTATCCGCTCGGCGAAAAGCGCGCCTCTTTGAAAATCAAGGCGATGAACGGTTTGAATGAACTCAATCTGTCCAGCAAGGCGGCGTCGAAAGTGGAGTGGCTGTCCGGCGGCGAGGCGCAGCGGGTAGCCATCGTCCGCGCCCTGATCAACGATCCCGAAATCATCATCGCCGACGAACCGACCGCGCATCTGGATACCACGCTGTCCTACCGTTTCATGGAAATCGTCGACCAATTCAAGGCGCAAGGCAAGACGGTCATCATCACTAGCCATGACCCGCTGGTTTACGATTCGATCATCGTCGACGACGTGGTGAATCTGCGCGACGGCAGGCTCGAGGATAGCCCGAAGTGA